A window of Exiguobacterium sp. FSL W8-0210 genomic DNA:
TCATTACACGACAGCTGCTGATATGCAAAAACTCGCGAATACATATGCGAAGTACAGCACGCTCATGACGATCAGTGGACGCAAGTCGTATCAGACGACCGTTAAAGGACCGTATGCACGGACATTGACGTGGTATCATACGAATACGTCGCTTCCAGGAGATACACGTGTTTATGCGAGCAAGACTGGTTACACACCGGAATCTGGCTACACACGCGTCTTCTTCATCAAAAAAGGATCGACACGATATGGTCTCGTCACACTGAAAGGAACGTTGTCCCAAACCGAGACGACACTTCGCTCCGTCTTAAATAAATAATCAACTCATCAACAGTCTGGTTTTCCGTTTCGGGATCCAGACTGTTTTCTTTTTCCTTCAAATTATACTTGCGCTGAAAGCGAATTCATCTTAGAGTTAACTTTAGAATCAGACGTCTGACGTCTTAATGAAGGAGAGTTTTTACGTGGGAAATGTCAGTTTGTTATTTGGGGGCGTTGCGCTCTTTTTAAATAGTTTGACCTTGTTTGGAAAAGTCGATCTCCGTAGTGCTGGTGTCTTCAGTCTCATCACGGGTCTACTGCAAACGTTCATCGCAACGTATCTTGTCATCGGTGCTGTCGGTGATCCGGCGTTAACGTTCGGTTACGCGAGCATTTACTTGTTTGCCTTTACGTATGTGTATGTCGGCATCACATTTCTGTTCAATCTTGACGGAAGCGGTGTCGGTTGGTTTTCCTTGTTCGTTGCGATCGCCGCTTTGTTTTATGCATTTGTCAGCTTCACGACAGCAGACATCATCGGTGGGATGACATGGTTGTTCTGGGTATTGCTCTGGAGCCTGTTTTTCCTTGGGATGGGAATGAATCGTCCGATTGACGCGATCACTGCCCGCGTCGCCCTCGTATTAAGCTGGTTGACGTTGATCGTCCCGGCACTGATCGGTCTTCGGTTTGGCTACTTCAGTACGGCATACCAATGGTTATGGAGCGGTGCTGCCATTCTGACTGTCGTCTATTTCCTCTATACGATGATGAAATTCTCGATGCTTCGGACGATCCGCTCGTCGTGACATGCTAATCGATTCATCAAAAAAAGATGTCTATTTCCGGTCATGAATCGGAGATGGACATCTTTTTACTTGATAGAAAACGCTATTGTTCATCTGCGACTCCTACAGGAAAAGAAAGTGCCATAGGTACTTTCGTCAGGGATGAATCAGACCCGGCAAACTGCATGAAATGTTGGTTGCCGCGGCTGATTTCCCGCCTGAGGAAAGCGCGGATGAGAGGAGCGTTCGTTTCGTTATCAATCAGTCCTGCTAGCGCATTTTTTCTCTCCATGCCAATCACTTCAATGCATTCTGCAGCTGTGCTTGAACCTCTTTCAACGACTTGTTCGTCGGATGCCAGTAATAGATGCCGTCCGATTCGATGCCACCTTTTCCGTCGAGTGATAAGGTCTCGACATTTCGTAAGGCATCCCGGTAGTCCGTCACGACCGTCCGGGCAACGGAAAATGGTACGTTCGTCTTGACGTTTTTCCCGAGGGCGTCGAGGACAGCATTGAAGCGACGAATCGAGAAGTCCTCTGTCATTTTATCGGCGACTGCCTGAACGACTTGCCGTTGGCGGATTTGTCGTCCGAAGTCCCCACGTGGATCATCGTGCCGCATACGAGCATAGGCGAGTGCTTCCTTCCCGTTCAGTAATAGTTCTCCTTTTGGGAACTGCATCTCATAGTACGAAAAATTGATATCGTTCTTGACTCTGACCCCATCCACCGCATTGACGAGATCCGTAAAGCCCGCTAGATTGATCTCAGCGAAATAGTCGATTCGAATCTTTAACAGATGACTGACCGTATCAAGCGCCATCTGTGGACCACCGAAGGCATAGGCATGGTTGATCTTATCATTTGAACCATTGCCGATGATGTCTGTCTTTAAGTCGCGCGGGATGCTGATCATCTGACTGGTATTCGTTTTCGGATCAATCGTCACGACGATGATCGTATCACTCCGTCCTGTCTCATTTTTTCGTTGATCGACGCCGAGTAAGAGAAACGAGAGTCTTTTTTTCTGCTCGACGGTTTTTTCCGTCTCAACGCTTGCTTTGACCGGTACCTGGACTTCTTTGAGCGTCTGACTCGCTTTATGATACACATATCCGCCTGAACGAAAGAGAAGGAGCAGGCAAATCCCCGTAAGTGTCAGTACGATCCATTTCCATTTCTTCATCACCCATTCTCCTTTTCTTCAATTCGAATTCAAGACGGTCGTTTTGCTTCGAGTACCAGTAAAGCATTGCGCCAGCTACCGAACAAGGCAGTGATGACTCCGATGCTTGGCGCATCACGTCCGATACTGAACCGTTGATAACTTGCGATCGTCAGATGCTCTGTTTCCCGAGCGGCTTCAGCAAGTACGTCGAGCACTTCTTCTTCCCGCCAGCGTTTGCGCGGGAATTCGATCCCAATGATTTCAAGTGCGTTTGACCAAGAGCCGTACCGGCGGGCAATCGTTGCGACGGTCGGACGATTTTGACCAGCCGCCCACTTCGTGTAGGTCTGACTCGTCAAGACCGGCAAGACCCCTTGCGCTTCCAGTAATGACTCGATGATCCGTTGTTCCATTTCCTGGACGCGTTCCTTTAAGATATCCGCTTCTGACAATGCCTGCTGCCACGAGTTGAATTGATGGACGATATCCGTCAGGCTTGGTGCTTGTTTCTGTTGTGCCCATTCGCGGTACGTCGCACTCGTGAAAGGATGGAGTTCCTCACGTGCCTGACGCAAGGCGTCAATGATTTCCGATTTCGTGAACGTCAAGCGGGCATGCCCGATGCCTGCTCGTTCCAAAGCGATTTGCCACGATCCAAACAGCATCAGGATTTCCGCGACGCTTGGATGAGTAGTGTGGAGTTGCCAGCGGAAATAGGTATTGGCCGTCAATTCATTCTTCCCGTCCGCAGCGAGACGGAGTGCGTGGATCGCTTCCTCCATAT
This region includes:
- a CDS encoding AmiS/UreI family transporter, whose protein sequence is MGNVSLLFGGVALFLNSLTLFGKVDLRSAGVFSLITGLLQTFIATYLVIGAVGDPALTFGYASIYLFAFTYVYVGITFLFNLDGSGVGWFSLFVAIAALFYAFVSFTTADIIGGMTWLFWVLLWSLFFLGMGMNRPIDAITARVALVLSWLTLIVPALIGLRFGYFSTAYQWLWSGAAILTVVYFLYTMMKFSMLRTIRSS
- a CDS encoding LCP family glycopolymer transferase; this translates as MKKWKWIVLTLTGICLLLLFRSGGYVYHKASQTLKEVQVPVKASVETEKTVEQKKRLSFLLLGVDQRKNETGRSDTIIVVTIDPKTNTSQMISIPRDLKTDIIGNGSNDKINHAYAFGGPQMALDTVSHLLKIRIDYFAEINLAGFTDLVNAVDGVRVKNDINFSYYEMQFPKGELLLNGKEALAYARMRHDDPRGDFGRQIRQRQVVQAVADKMTEDFSIRRFNAVLDALGKNVKTNVPFSVARTVVTDYRDALRNVETLSLDGKGGIESDGIYYWHPTNKSLKEVQAQLQNALK